The following are from one region of the Paraglaciecola sp. L1A13 genome:
- a CDS encoding DASH family cryptochrome — MKKLASEHKKRGIFWFRHDLRLHDNPALVTLSEQVDELLCVFVIDPRWFKSSHFQSAHMGDKRWAFLQQSLATLQHNLQKRGQRLFVLDGQTLDILGSLIETYTPNIVASGMHPGVYERQQWQRLKQGNPDIHFIQENAQCLFHINTLPFEVEYLPASFTPFRKRIEEQQVVSALPSPTSLPPAPELAWLPVRELDQLDMVKHHDFTGGEDAALGQLEYTLFTSHNIKEYKLTRNGLDGWDYSSKLSPWLANGSLSVRQVFSELTRYESEHGKNDSTYWLYFELLWREYFQWHLIKYQSKLFQFSGTQEARPLTTFIAQRFAMWCQGHTPYPIVNACMKQLNQTGFMSNRGRQWVASCLVNELGVDWRFGAAYFEQQLIDFDVASNWGNWQYLAGVGVDPRGHRRFDLAKQAEQYDPNGEFVRQWAGDSNVNPIDQTDAVDWPLG, encoded by the coding sequence TTGAAAAAGTTAGCTTCTGAACACAAAAAACGTGGGATTTTTTGGTTTCGACATGACCTGCGTCTACATGATAATCCTGCACTTGTGACGCTTAGTGAACAAGTTGACGAACTTCTATGTGTATTTGTAATCGACCCTCGATGGTTTAAGAGCAGCCACTTTCAGTCGGCACATATGGGCGATAAACGCTGGGCGTTTCTGCAGCAAAGTCTGGCAACTTTGCAGCATAATTTGCAAAAACGCGGACAACGTTTGTTTGTACTCGATGGCCAAACCTTAGATATACTTGGTTCATTAATAGAAACCTATACCCCCAACATAGTCGCCTCAGGCATGCACCCCGGCGTGTATGAACGTCAGCAATGGCAGAGATTAAAACAGGGTAATCCTGATATTCATTTTATTCAGGAAAACGCCCAATGCTTATTTCACATTAATACACTGCCCTTTGAAGTTGAATACCTACCCGCAAGCTTTACTCCGTTTAGAAAACGCATTGAGGAACAACAAGTAGTCTCTGCTTTACCATCACCGACCTCTTTGCCTCCGGCGCCTGAATTAGCATGGTTACCGGTGCGGGAGCTCGATCAGTTAGATATGGTCAAACACCATGACTTTACAGGGGGGGAAGACGCTGCGTTAGGGCAACTCGAATACACACTTTTTACCAGCCACAACATCAAAGAATATAAACTCACACGCAATGGTCTCGATGGTTGGGACTATTCCAGCAAACTTTCCCCTTGGCTCGCCAATGGAAGCCTTTCTGTCAGGCAAGTATTCTCTGAGCTGACCCGTTATGAATCAGAGCATGGAAAAAACGACTCTACCTATTGGCTGTATTTTGAGCTTCTATGGCGTGAATATTTCCAATGGCATTTGATCAAATACCAATCAAAATTATTTCAATTTTCTGGTACACAAGAAGCTCGACCGCTAACCACCTTTATAGCCCAGCGGTTCGCGATGTGGTGCCAAGGCCACACGCCTTATCCCATCGTTAATGCCTGTATGAAGCAATTGAATCAGACGGGTTTTATGTCAAACCGAGGCCGTCAGTGGGTCGCGAGTTGTCTAGTGAATGAGCTCGGCGTTGATTGGCGTTTCGGGGCAGCCTACTTTGAGCAGCAGCTTATCGACTTCGATGTGGCATCAAACTGGGGAAATTGGCAATATCTAGCGGGTGTAGGAGTCGATCCTCGAGGCCATCGGCGATTCGATCTCGCTAAGCAGGCTGAGCAATATGATCCAAACGGAGAATTTGTTCGTCAATGGGCCGGTGATAGTAACGTTAATCCTATTGACCAAACTGATGCGGTAGATTGGCCACTTGGATAA
- a CDS encoding FAD-binding domain-containing protein, with the protein MDKTLINIVWLKRDLRLRDHRALVAAAQHQLPVLMIYVFEPSVIADSHYDIRHWRFIWQSIVDLNSQLAAYHSRVIVFFKEAQNAFYQLMEHFHIAGVYSHQEIGLACTYKRDKAIALLLNAEGIGWHEFSHGGVIRGVTNRRNWEQKWHAHMNAQCADQPLNEVNWLAPEKSKMLDNSNVIPEGYKTSDPAFQLGGEKRAWYTLHHFLKERGKAYAYSLSSPTKSRTACSRLSPYLAWGNISTRQAYQFAASKKQKIGWQRAISAFRARLHWHCHFIQKFESESEMEFRPINKAYLAYEYAQGEAKDLNLQAWKNGQTGIPIVDASMRCLNQTGYLNFRMRAMLVSFLCHHLNIGEKERLT; encoded by the coding sequence TTGGATAAAACCCTGATTAACATCGTTTGGCTTAAACGAGACCTACGCTTAAGAGATCATCGAGCCTTAGTCGCGGCCGCACAACATCAACTGCCCGTATTAATGATTTACGTTTTTGAGCCATCGGTCATAGCAGACTCTCATTACGATATACGTCATTGGCGGTTTATTTGGCAATCAATAGTAGACCTGAACAGTCAACTTGCCGCTTATCACTCTCGGGTTATCGTGTTCTTTAAAGAGGCACAAAACGCGTTCTATCAACTGATGGAGCATTTTCATATTGCTGGCGTGTATAGCCATCAAGAAATCGGCCTTGCATGCACTTATAAGCGCGACAAGGCTATCGCGCTATTATTGAATGCTGAAGGTATAGGCTGGCATGAATTTAGTCACGGCGGGGTTATCCGTGGTGTAACTAATCGACGTAACTGGGAGCAAAAATGGCACGCGCACATGAACGCGCAATGTGCAGATCAGCCTCTGAATGAAGTAAATTGGTTAGCCCCAGAAAAATCCAAAATGCTAGATAACAGTAATGTAATACCAGAAGGGTACAAAACGAGCGACCCAGCATTTCAACTTGGAGGTGAAAAACGAGCTTGGTATACCCTCCACCATTTTCTAAAAGAGCGGGGCAAAGCTTACGCCTACTCCCTGTCTAGCCCGACCAAAAGCAGAACCGCCTGCTCCAGACTGTCTCCCTATTTAGCGTGGGGGAATATAAGTACTCGCCAAGCTTACCAATTCGCCGCTTCGAAAAAGCAAAAAATCGGATGGCAAAGAGCGATCAGCGCATTTCGAGCGCGCCTGCATTGGCATTGCCATTTCATACAAAAATTCGAAAGTGAATCAGAGATGGAGTTTCGCCCCATAAACAAAGCCTACCTTGCATATGAATACGCTCAAGGAGAGGCCAAAGACCTTAATTTACAAGCATGGAAAAACGGTCAAACAGGCATTCCAATCGTGGATGCTTCGATGCGCTGCCTAAATCAAACGGGTTATCTTAATTTTCGTATGCGAGCCATGCTAGTAAGCTTTTTGTGTCACCATTTAAATATCGGCGAGAAGGAGCGCCTCACTTAG
- a CDS encoding FAD-binding domain-containing protein, translating into MSPFKYRREGAPHLAQLFLDFEPGIHYPQFQMQASVTGTNLIRLYNPVKQSQEKDPKGEFIRRFVPEITELPDVLIHTPWLLTPMESKLYDVILGETYPHPIVDLEQTAKRARDTLWAFQKRDDVQLESKRILKQHTLQTVLEKAEPLMVKIRPK; encoded by the coding sequence GTGTCACCATTTAAATATCGGCGAGAAGGAGCGCCTCACTTAGCGCAATTGTTTTTAGACTTTGAACCAGGAATACATTATCCGCAGTTTCAGATGCAAGCATCGGTAACCGGCACCAACCTTATTCGCTTATACAACCCAGTCAAACAATCACAAGAGAAAGACCCAAAAGGTGAATTTATTCGCCGCTTTGTGCCTGAAATAACAGAGCTACCTGACGTGTTAATCCATACACCATGGCTACTCACTCCCATGGAATCAAAGTTATATGATGTGATATTAGGGGAAACTTATCCGCATCCTATCGTTGATCTTGAACAAACAGCCAAGCGAGCGAGAGACACGCTTTGGGCGTTTCAAAAACGCGATGATGTCCAACTAGAAAGTAAGCGGATCCTCAAGCAACACACGCTGCAAACCGTCCTAGAAAAAGCTGAGCCTCTCATGGTGAAAATAAGGCCTAAATGA
- a CDS encoding DUF2256 domain-containing protein: MKKANLPSKVCPICQRPFSWRKKWQKNWEQVKYCSKRCARNRKQLNENA, encoded by the coding sequence ATGAAAAAAGCAAATTTACCCAGCAAGGTCTGCCCTATTTGTCAGCGACCGTTTTCGTGGCGCAAAAAATGGCAAAAGAACTGGGAGCAAGTAAAGTATTGCTCGAAGCGTTGTGCAAGGAATCGAAAGCAACTTAATGAAAATGCGTAA
- a CDS encoding PepSY domain-containing protein, whose protein sequence is MLQLNSGSPFNVKQLYLALWRWHFYAGVFVIPFLLMLTLSGFGMLIAKPVEAFFNPTFTMVDVGAEPLSAEALLSSVDARYPKFDVKLYIPSTMDTDAAKFVVVSGGGEGHGDHHKQSLMVYVNPYTGGLLGAKDPAGSIYALLETFHGSLFMGDIGDNLIEIASGLGVLMIISGLYLAWSKSDSPNKTSIFILKSRVGWRRLHRLIGFVIAIPLCLFLLSGLSWTNIWGGVLVQPWGSLPGTGFEVPKTEITHDAMNEHAAHKVPWALEQTPLPESKIAEQTLGLNSIVGIAKGEGLTHYRIHFPKSERDAWTISSTTIAGDITNPFAERTVHLDQSNGQILADLPFADYPTLGKAMAAFVPLHQGDLGWWNWLVNVFLLLVILAMMVSGVMMWIKRRPKKRFQLAPPSVASQGHYTVFGIMFIISLCFPLSALVLGVIIVVDFLLISRSRQLKRLLK, encoded by the coding sequence ATGCTCCAGTTGAATTCAGGCTCACCTTTTAACGTAAAGCAGCTTTATTTAGCCCTTTGGCGTTGGCATTTTTACGCTGGCGTGTTTGTTATCCCATTTTTGCTGATGTTGACCTTGAGTGGCTTTGGGATGTTAATAGCTAAGCCCGTTGAAGCGTTCTTTAATCCGACTTTTACCATGGTTGATGTTGGTGCTGAGCCCTTATCTGCTGAAGCGCTGCTGAGTTCGGTAGACGCGCGATATCCCAAGTTCGATGTAAAACTTTATATACCCAGCACAATGGATACTGACGCGGCTAAATTTGTAGTGGTATCGGGTGGCGGCGAAGGCCACGGGGATCATCATAAACAAAGTTTAATGGTTTATGTGAACCCATATACTGGTGGATTGCTGGGCGCAAAAGATCCAGCAGGCTCAATTTACGCGTTACTAGAGACATTTCACGGTTCATTATTTATGGGCGATATTGGTGATAACCTAATTGAAATTGCCTCAGGCTTGGGCGTATTAATGATCATAAGTGGTTTATATCTCGCGTGGTCAAAGTCTGACAGCCCTAACAAAACATCAATCTTTATTTTAAAAAGTCGTGTGGGCTGGCGAAGACTTCACAGGCTTATCGGGTTTGTTATCGCCATACCCTTGTGCTTATTCTTGCTGTCTGGATTGTCTTGGACCAATATTTGGGGCGGTGTCTTGGTGCAACCTTGGGGTTCGCTGCCGGGTACGGGTTTCGAGGTTCCTAAAACAGAAATAACCCATGATGCAATGAATGAGCATGCTGCGCATAAGGTGCCTTGGGCGTTAGAGCAGACACCTCTACCTGAATCGAAGATCGCCGAGCAAACACTTGGATTAAATTCTATCGTTGGCATTGCTAAGGGGGAGGGGTTAACGCATTACCGCATACATTTCCCGAAGTCTGAACGCGACGCATGGACTATATCGTCTACCACTATAGCCGGCGATATAACCAATCCTTTTGCTGAACGTACCGTGCACCTTGACCAAAGTAACGGTCAAATATTGGCAGACTTGCCGTTTGCTGATTACCCCACACTAGGTAAAGCTATGGCCGCTTTTGTTCCTTTACACCAAGGGGATTTAGGCTGGTGGAACTGGTTAGTAAATGTATTTCTGTTGCTTGTTATATTAGCAATGATGGTCAGCGGGGTGATGATGTGGATAAAGCGACGACCGAAAAAAAGGTTTCAGTTGGCTCCACCTAGCGTTGCTAGTCAGGGGCATTATACGGTATTCGGTATCATGTTTATTATCTCCTTGTGCTTTCCCCTCTCCGCATTAGTCCTAGGCGTTATTATAGTGGTAGATTTTTTGCTGATATCTCGCTCAAGGCAATTAAAGCGCCTGTTAAAATAA
- a CDS encoding single-stranded DNA-binding protein, with the protein MASKGVNKVILVGNLGQDPEVRYMPNGNAVANLSIATSESWKDQQGQMQERTEWHRLTMYRRLAEVAGEYLRKGSQIYVEGKLQTRKWQDQQGQDKYTTEIIVDQMQMLGGKGGGQSEGGFQGQQRPAAAAPQQRAQNSGGQQPGYQQAPNQGYNQAPQGGQPNQGFNQAPQGGQNKPAPMAEPDFDFDDDIPF; encoded by the coding sequence ATGGCGAGCAAAGGCGTAAACAAAGTCATATTGGTGGGCAATTTAGGACAAGATCCTGAAGTACGTTATATGCCAAATGGTAACGCGGTAGCGAATTTAAGCATCGCGACCAGTGAAAGCTGGAAAGACCAACAAGGGCAAATGCAAGAGCGCACCGAATGGCATCGCCTAACGATGTATCGCCGTTTAGCCGAAGTTGCCGGTGAATACTTACGTAAAGGTTCGCAAATTTACGTTGAAGGTAAATTGCAAACCCGCAAATGGCAAGACCAGCAAGGTCAAGACAAGTACACCACTGAAATCATTGTCGACCAAATGCAAATGTTGGGTGGCAAAGGCGGCGGTCAGTCCGAAGGTGGTTTTCAGGGCCAACAACGTCCCGCAGCTGCAGCCCCTCAGCAACGCGCACAAAATTCAGGCGGCCAACAGCCAGGATATCAACAAGCACCTAACCAAGGTTACAACCAGGCTCCTCAAGGTGGCCAACCTAACCAAGGTTTCAATCAAGCCCCACAAGGTGGTCAAAACAAACCAGCACCGATGGCTGAACCCGATTTTGATTTTGATGATGATATTCCGTTCTAG
- a CDS encoding MFS transporter — protein sequence MNRTEIRASLALAAVYVLRMLGLFMVMPVLAILAVNYPDYSALMLGLAIGGYGLTQAILQIPMGVLSDKIGRKPVIIGGLLMFAIGSGVAATADSMLWIVIGRFLQGAGAIAGAIMALAGDVSREQHRPKVMAIIGVAIGFSFYIALLIGPVIADSYGLHGIFAITGILAILCIPLVIWVVPSAINYAPKGDTLPALIDVKKLFFDPQLRRLNVSVLLLHMMITVLFVQMPLLLSALGWQLDHHWELYLPILSASVVGLVALMMLTKKMSQASVIRFCILLLGGALLGLHFAHGTVLAVMIFGWLFFTGFNFLEASFPAMVSSIAPAGKKGSAMGIYASFQFLGAFLGGTLSGLASQYIGPQWVFVIAGGVCALWWLGLRKLDGSERLKRYTLTPDFTRYSAQTIGEQLSTLEGVVDVTVVPDEGVVYIKADGKLFALDKAQVLVNG from the coding sequence TTGAATAGAACTGAAATCCGCGCTTCTTTGGCTTTGGCTGCCGTTTATGTCCTGCGAATGTTAGGATTATTTATGGTGATGCCTGTTCTGGCCATTCTTGCCGTAAATTACCCAGATTATTCTGCTTTGATGCTTGGCCTAGCAATTGGCGGCTACGGGCTAACGCAAGCGATTTTACAAATTCCCATGGGCGTGTTGTCAGATAAAATTGGCCGTAAGCCCGTTATCATCGGCGGTCTGTTGATGTTTGCCATTGGCAGCGGGGTTGCGGCAACGGCTGACAGCATGTTATGGATTGTCATTGGCCGATTCTTACAGGGCGCAGGTGCCATTGCTGGGGCCATTATGGCGTTGGCGGGCGATGTTAGCCGGGAGCAGCATCGTCCAAAAGTGATGGCGATTATTGGAGTGGCGATTGGATTCTCATTTTATATAGCGCTATTAATCGGGCCTGTTATCGCCGATAGTTATGGCCTTCACGGTATTTTTGCCATTACGGGAATATTAGCGATTCTATGTATTCCGTTAGTGATCTGGGTGGTCCCCAGTGCAATAAACTACGCCCCCAAAGGTGATACATTACCGGCTCTAATTGATGTCAAAAAATTGTTTTTTGATCCACAGTTACGCCGTTTGAACGTTAGCGTTTTGCTGCTTCACATGATGATCACGGTTTTATTTGTGCAAATGCCATTACTGTTAAGTGCATTAGGTTGGCAGTTGGACCACCACTGGGAACTCTATCTACCCATACTCAGTGCCTCGGTCGTTGGTTTGGTTGCCCTGATGATGCTAACGAAAAAAATGAGCCAGGCCAGTGTTATCCGTTTCTGTATATTATTGTTAGGTGGCGCGTTACTGGGCTTGCATTTTGCCCATGGTACCGTGCTGGCCGTCATGATTTTTGGTTGGTTGTTTTTCACTGGATTTAACTTCTTAGAAGCCAGCTTTCCGGCCATGGTGTCAAGTATTGCCCCTGCGGGTAAAAAAGGTTCAGCCATGGGAATTTATGCTAGCTTTCAGTTTCTTGGCGCGTTTTTAGGCGGGACTCTGTCCGGTTTAGCAAGCCAATACATCGGCCCTCAGTGGGTGTTTGTTATTGCAGGCGGCGTATGCGCCCTGTGGTGGCTTGGTTTGCGCAAACTTGATGGTAGCGAGCGTTTGAAGCGTTACACCTTAACGCCTGATTTTACCCGTTATTCTGCGCAAACCATAGGCGAGCAGTTATCGACGTTAGAAGGGGTGGTTGATGTCACTGTGGTGCCTGATGAAGGTGTGGTTTATATCAAAGCTGACGGTAAGCTATTTGCATTAGATAAAGCGCAAGTTTTGGTAAATGGTTGA
- the uvrA gene encoding excinuclease ABC subunit UvrA: MDKIAVRGARTHNLKNIDLDIPRDKLTVITGLSGSGKSSLAFDTLYAEGQRRYVESLSAYARQFLSMMEKPDVDHIEGLSPAISIEQKSTSHNPRSTVGTITEIYDYLRLLYARVGEPRCPTHHVPLDAQTVSQMVDRVMAMPADEKLMLLAPVVQDRKGEHVKTLESLAAQGFIRARIDGEVCDLSDPPDLDLHKKHNIEVVVDRFKVRDDLALRLAESFETALNLSAGTAKIAYMDDPKKEEVVFSSNFACPHCGYSMAELEPRLFSFNNPAGACQTCDGLGTRQFFDPQRIIANDELSLSGGAIRGWDKRSYYYFQMLQAVADHYKFDLAKPFAELDDEAKDLVLNGSKGTSIKFKYINDRGDIMERKHPFEGIIPNMERRYKETESNAVRDELSKYLSQQHCSSCNGTRLRLEARNVFIGETALPTITSMSIAETLQFFSEIELTGKREKIADKIFKEINDRLNFLVNVGLNYLSLSRSADTLSGGEAQRIRLASQIGAGLVGVMYVLDEPSIGLHQRDNERLLTTLEHLRDLGNTVIVVEHDEDAIRAADFVLDIGPGAGVHGGEIVAQGTIEDIMKSEHSLTGKYLSGRESIAIPPKRTEIDQDKWIELCGASGNNLQDVDLRIPFGLMTCVTGVSGSGKSTLINDTFYRIAHRELNGATTGEPAPYKSITGMELLDKVVDIDQSPIGRTPRSNPATYAGIFTPVRELFAGTQEARSRGYKPGRFSFNVKGGRCEACQGDGVIKVEMHFLPDVYVPCDVCKGKRYNRETLEIQYKGLNIHQVLDLTVEDAREFFDVIPAIARKLQTLKEVGLSYVRLGQAATTLSGGEAQRVKLAKELSKRDTGQTLYILDEPTTGLHFHDIKQLLQVLHRLRDHGNTVVVIEHNLDVIKTADWVIDLGPEGGSGGGQIIAQGTPEEVCEVEVSHTARFLKPLLSNKKKELTDVT, encoded by the coding sequence ATGGATAAAATAGCTGTACGAGGCGCGCGCACTCACAATCTAAAGAACATTGATTTAGATATCCCTAGAGACAAACTTACCGTAATAACTGGCTTGTCTGGCTCAGGTAAATCTTCACTGGCATTCGACACCCTTTACGCCGAGGGCCAACGTCGCTATGTTGAGTCTTTATCAGCTTACGCTAGACAATTTTTATCCATGATGGAAAAGCCTGATGTGGATCACATCGAAGGTTTATCGCCAGCCATTTCTATCGAGCAAAAATCCACGTCTCATAACCCACGCTCAACCGTGGGGACGATTACTGAAATTTATGATTATTTACGCTTGCTCTATGCCCGCGTAGGCGAACCTCGTTGCCCAACACATCATGTTCCCTTAGATGCGCAAACCGTTAGTCAGATGGTTGACCGTGTGATGGCGATGCCTGCTGACGAAAAACTCATGCTGTTGGCACCTGTCGTTCAGGACCGTAAAGGCGAACACGTTAAAACCTTAGAAAGTCTTGCTGCCCAAGGTTTTATTCGGGCACGTATCGATGGCGAGGTATGCGACTTATCTGATCCGCCTGATCTCGATTTACATAAGAAACACAATATCGAAGTCGTTGTTGACCGCTTTAAGGTGCGTGATGATTTGGCGCTGCGCTTAGCTGAATCATTCGAGACAGCATTGAATTTATCTGCTGGCACGGCAAAAATTGCTTACATGGACGACCCTAAAAAAGAAGAAGTGGTCTTTTCATCTAATTTCGCCTGCCCCCATTGTGGCTATTCGATGGCTGAGCTTGAGCCAAGATTATTTTCATTCAATAACCCCGCAGGCGCATGTCAAACTTGTGATGGTTTGGGTACTCGGCAGTTTTTCGACCCACAACGTATTATCGCCAATGATGAATTAAGTTTGTCTGGCGGCGCTATTCGTGGCTGGGACAAACGCAGTTATTATTACTTCCAAATGCTGCAGGCTGTGGCTGACCATTATAAGTTTGATTTAGCCAAACCTTTCGCTGAACTCGACGACGAAGCTAAAGACTTGGTGCTAAACGGTAGCAAAGGCACTTCGATCAAGTTTAAGTACATAAATGATCGTGGCGATATCATGGAGCGCAAGCACCCGTTTGAAGGGATTATTCCCAACATGGAACGCCGATATAAGGAAACAGAATCAAACGCGGTACGAGATGAGCTGTCTAAATATCTAAGCCAACAGCATTGCAGTAGCTGTAATGGCACCCGTTTACGCCTTGAAGCCCGTAACGTATTTATTGGTGAAACCGCACTGCCTACGATTACAAGCATGTCGATTGCAGAGACATTACAGTTTTTCAGCGAAATAGAATTAACCGGAAAACGGGAAAAAATCGCTGACAAAATCTTTAAAGAAATCAATGACCGCTTGAATTTCTTGGTTAACGTGGGCCTAAACTATCTATCGTTATCACGCAGCGCTGATACATTATCAGGCGGTGAAGCACAACGTATTCGTCTTGCCAGCCAAATTGGCGCAGGGTTAGTAGGGGTTATGTACGTGCTAGACGAGCCTTCTATCGGCTTGCATCAGCGAGATAACGAACGCTTGCTGACAACATTGGAGCACCTACGGGATTTAGGCAATACCGTCATCGTGGTGGAACATGATGAAGACGCAATTCGTGCCGCAGATTTTGTGCTGGATATTGGCCCAGGTGCGGGTGTACACGGCGGTGAGATCGTCGCTCAGGGTACCATTGAAGACATTATGAAAAGTGAGCATTCACTGACCGGAAAATACCTTTCAGGTCGTGAGTCTATCGCTATCCCCCCTAAGCGAACTGAAATCGACCAAGACAAGTGGATTGAACTGTGCGGCGCATCAGGCAATAACTTGCAAGATGTGGACTTACGCATTCCGTTTGGTTTGATGACATGCGTAACCGGTGTATCAGGCTCAGGAAAATCAACCCTGATAAATGATACCTTCTACCGTATTGCTCATCGCGAGCTAAACGGTGCCACTACAGGTGAGCCAGCGCCATATAAATCGATTACCGGCATGGAATTGCTCGACAAAGTGGTCGATATTGATCAAAGCCCCATTGGCCGAACTCCGCGCTCAAACCCTGCTACTTATGCAGGCATTTTCACTCCCGTACGTGAATTGTTTGCCGGCACCCAAGAAGCCCGTTCGAGAGGCTACAAACCTGGTCGTTTTAGCTTTAACGTAAAAGGTGGACGGTGTGAAGCTTGTCAGGGTGATGGAGTCATAAAAGTTGAAATGCACTTTTTGCCCGACGTATATGTCCCTTGCGATGTTTGTAAAGGTAAACGCTACAATCGGGAAACGTTAGAGATCCAATATAAAGGCTTGAACATTCACCAAGTACTGGATTTAACCGTTGAAGATGCGAGAGAGTTCTTTGATGTTATTCCTGCCATTGCCCGCAAATTACAAACGTTAAAAGAAGTGGGTTTGTCCTATGTACGATTAGGACAAGCAGCAACCACGCTATCCGGTGGCGAAGCCCAGCGGGTGAAACTCGCTAAAGAATTATCGAAGCGAGATACAGGACAAACCCTGTATATATTGGATGAACCAACAACTGGTTTGCATTTTCATGATATTAAACAGCTATTACAGGTATTGCATCGTCTGCGTGACCATGGCAATACTGTAGTGGTTATTGAGCATAACCTTGACGTTATTAAAACGGCCGATTGGGTAATTGATCTTGGCCCTGAGGGTGGTTCAGGTGGCGGACAAATTATTGCTCAAGGCACACCAGAAGAAGTTTGCGAGGTTGAGGTGTCTCATACAGCGCGTTTTCTTAAACCTTTGCTATCAAACAAAAAGAAGGAATTGACCGATGTTACTTGA
- a CDS encoding thioesterase family protein → MLLEEFNVRFCETDALAHVSNTVLVDWFEMAREPIFRIFSPELDLQNWPLILASYKVDFLDQMHYGHPVQVRTYISRIGGSSFDVYQELWQKETKRATGTTTLVQYNYADKKSLVINEDMRAQLTEHAIPRGVNG, encoded by the coding sequence ATGTTACTTGAAGAATTTAATGTACGCTTTTGTGAAACGGATGCCCTAGCGCATGTGAGTAATACGGTGTTGGTGGATTGGTTCGAAATGGCTCGTGAGCCCATTTTTAGAATCTTTTCGCCGGAGTTAGACTTGCAAAATTGGCCACTTATTTTGGCTAGTTACAAAGTCGATTTTCTTGATCAAATGCATTACGGCCATCCAGTACAGGTACGTACCTATATTAGTCGGATTGGCGGAAGTTCTTTTGATGTTTATCAAGAGCTTTGGCAAAAAGAAACTAAGCGTGCTACAGGCACGACTACCTTGGTTCAGTATAACTACGCTGATAAAAAATCGTTGGTAATAAACGAAGATATGCGAGCTCAACTTACCGAACATGCGATACCTCGTGGCGTGAATGGCTAA
- a CDS encoding 2OG-Fe(II) oxygenase, with protein sequence MAKPESFIQVIEHAISDEMCDQFVTQFELSKHTQPGRTGGGIDTEKKRSFDVSIVQQPEFKAPYQALLPVVGQHILRYFEKYFFALIGPIGLTVKHPKTGQPVKLSHENFNEVGLPNLSNLMRYLFRLGDINAQKYECQQGGYPYWHSEVYPQTNSTDALHRVLLFMFYLNDVDEGGETDFYYQDVSIKPRKGTMVIAPAYFTHTHRGQVPISSDKYILTSWVSFNPGNVIFQQQ encoded by the coding sequence ATGGCTAAGCCAGAATCCTTTATTCAGGTTATTGAACATGCCATTAGTGACGAGATGTGCGATCAGTTCGTCACTCAATTCGAATTAAGTAAACATACACAGCCGGGTCGTACTGGTGGCGGTATTGACACTGAAAAGAAGCGCAGTTTCGATGTGTCGATTGTTCAACAACCTGAATTTAAAGCGCCGTATCAAGCGTTGCTGCCTGTGGTAGGGCAGCATATTTTGCGTTATTTCGAAAAATATTTTTTCGCCTTAATTGGGCCGATAGGCTTAACAGTTAAGCATCCTAAAACAGGTCAACCCGTTAAACTATCCCATGAAAACTTTAACGAGGTCGGTCTTCCTAATCTAAGCAATTTAATGCGCTACCTATTTCGATTAGGTGATATAAATGCGCAAAAATATGAATGCCAACAGGGTGGTTACCCTTATTGGCATTCTGAAGTTTACCCTCAAACCAATAGCACCGACGCATTGCACCGAGTCTTATTATTTATGTTTTATTTAAATGATGTAGATGAAGGGGGGGAAACAGACTTCTATTATCAAGATGTAAGTATCAAACCACGCAAAGGTACTATGGTCATTGCACCAGCTTACTTTACTCATACCCATAGAGGCCAAGTGCCTATTTCAAGCGATAAATATATACTCACTTCATGGGTATCGTTTAATCCAGGCAATGTTATTTTTCAGCAGCAATAA